Proteins co-encoded in one Lynx canadensis isolate LIC74 chromosome C1, mLynCan4.pri.v2, whole genome shotgun sequence genomic window:
- the OTUD7B gene encoding OTU domain-containing protein 7B: MTLDMDAVLSDFVRSTGAEPGLARDLLEGKNWDVSAALSDFEQLRQVRAGNLPPPFSEGSGGSRTPEKGFSDRESARPPRPTLQRQDDIVQEKRLSRGISHASSSIVSLARSHVSSNGGGGGSSEHPLEMPICAFQLPDLTVYNEDFRSFIERDLIEQSMLVALEQAGRLNWWVSVDPTCQRLLPLATTGDGNCLLHAASLGMWGFHDRDLMLRKALYALMEKGAEKEALKRRWRWQQTQQNKESGLVYTEDEWQKEWNELIKLASSEPRMHLGTNGANCGGVESSEEPVYESLEEFHVFVLAHVLRRPIVVVADTMLRDSGGEAFAPIPFGGIYLPLEVPASQCHRSPLVLAYDQAHFSALVSMEQKETAKEQAVIPLTDSEHKLLPLHFAVDPGKGWEWGRDDSDNVRLASVILSLEVKLHLLHGYMNVKWIPVSSDAQAPLAQPESPTASAGDEPRSTPESGESDKESVGSSSTSNEGSKRKEKAKRGREKDKKRADSVANKLGSFGKTLGSKLKKNMGGLMHSKGSKPGGMGAGAGVSSGTETLEKKKKNSLKSWKGGKEEAAGDGPVSEKPTVESVGNGGSKYSQEVMQSLSIMRIAMQGEGKFIFVGTLKMGHRHQYQEEMIQRYLSDAEERFLAEQKQKEAERKLLNGGLGGGPPPAKKPEPDGGEELLTAPPAESKAMAFSAGYPGGFTVPRSTGAGVHCQEPRRQLAGGPCGGGLPPYATFPRQCPPGRPYPHQDCIPSLEPGSHSKDGGHRGALLPLPFRVADSYSNGYREPPEPDGWAGGPRGLPPAQTKCKQPNCSFYGHPETNNFCSCCYREELRRREREPGGELLVHRF, encoded by the exons ATGACCCTGGACATGGATGCTGTCCTGTCGGATTTTGTCCGTTCCACAGGCGCAGAGCCTGGGCTGGCCCGAGATCTCCTGGAAG GAAAGAATTGGGACGTGAGTGCCGCCCTCAGTGATTTTGAACAGCTACGTCAAGTTCGTGCTGGGAACCTGCCGCCACCCTTTAGTGAAGGGAGTGGTGGCTCCAGGACCCCTGAAAAAGGGTTTTCTGATAGAGAGTCTGCCCGCCCTCCCCGGCCCACCCTACAGCGGCAGGATGACATCGTTCAAG AAAAACGCCTGTCTAGGGGCATCTCCCACGCCAGCTCCAGCATTGTTTCCCTGGCCCGATCCCATGTCTCCTccaatggtgggggtggggggagcagtgaGCACCCCCTGGAAATGCCCATCTGTGCCTTCCAGCTTCCAGATCTCACTGTGTACAACGAAGACTTCCGCAGCTTCATAGAGAGAGACCTTATTGAACAGTCCATGTTGGTTGCCTTGGAACAGGCAG GGCGTTTGAACTGGTGGGTGAGTGTGGACCCTACCTGCCAGAGGCTGCTTCCTTTGGCAACTACTGGGGATGGAAACTGCCTTCTCCATGCAGCCTCCCTAG GCATGTGGGGTTTCCATGATCGGGACTTGATGTTGCGTAAAGCTTTGTATGCACTGATGGAGAAAGGAGCTGAGAAGGAAGCATTAAAACGGCGCTGGAGGTGGCAGCAAACACAGCAGAATAAGGAG TCAGGGCTGGTTTACACAGAGGATGAGTGGCAGAAGGAATGGAATGAGCTGATCAAGCTTGCCTCGAGTGAACCCCGCATGCATCTAGGTACGAACGGAGCCAACTGTGGTGG GGTGGAGAGCTCAGAGGAGCCCGTGTATGAGAGCCTAGAAGAATTCCACGTCTTTGTCCTTGCCCATGTACTTAGGAGGCCCATAGTTGTTGTGGCCGACACCATGCTGAGGGACTCTGGTGGGGAAG CATTTGCCCCTATTCCCTTTGGGGGAATCTATCTGCCTTTGGAGGTCCCAGCCAGCCAGTGTCACCGCTCCCCTCTGGTGCTCGCCTATGATCAGGCCCACTTTTCTGCACTTGTGTCCATGGAGCAGAAGGAGACCGCCAAGGAACAAG CTGTGATCCCACTCACGGATTCGGAGCATAAGCTGCTGCCCTTGCACTTTGCTGTGGACCCTGGAAAgggctgggagtggggcagagatgACAGTGACAACGTCCGATTGGCCAG TGTAATCCTGTCCCTAGAGGTCAAATTGCACCTGCTGCATGGCTACATGAATGTGAAGTGGATCCCAGTGTCCTCTGATGCACAG GCTCCTCTGGCCCAACCTGAGTCCCCCACAGCCTCAGCTGGAGATGAGCCCCGGTCCACTCCTGAGTCTGGGGAATCAGACAAAGAGTCCGTCGGCAGCAGTTCCACGAGCAATGAGGGCAGCAAGCGGAAAGAGAAGGCAAAACGAGGTcgagagaaagacaagaagagagCAGACTCCGTGGCTAACAAACTGGGCAGCTTTGGCAAAACCTTGGGCAGCAAGCTCAAGAAGAACATGGGCGGCCTGATGCACAGCAAGGGTTCTAAGCCCGGAGGGAtgggagcaggggcgggggtaAGCAGTGGCACTGAGACactggagaagaagaagaagaactccCTGAAGAGCTGGAAGGGGGGCAAGGAGGAGGCAGCTGGGGATGGGCCTGTGTCTGAGAAGCCCACGGTGGAGTCTGTCGGTAACGGAGGGAGCAAGTATAGCCAGGAGGTGATGCAAAGCCTGAGCATCATGAGGATTGCAATGCAAGGGGAGgggaagtttatttttgttgGAACCCTGAAGATGGGTCACCGTCATCAGTATCAGGAGGAAATGATCCAGCGCTACCTTTCTGATGCCGAAGAGCGATTCCTGGCAGAGCAGAagcagaaggaagcagagaggaagctCCTGAATGGAGGGCTAGGCGGCGGGCCTCCTCCAGCCAAAAAGCCAGAGCCAGATGGTGGGGAGGAGTTGCTGACTGCCCCTCCAGCAGAGTCCAAGGCGATGGCATTCTCTGCTGGCTACCCCGGGGGCTTTACTGTCCCTCGGTCTACAGGGGCTGGGGTCCACTGCCAGGAGCCCCGGCGGCAGCTGGCAGGGGGTCCTTGTGGGGGAGGCCTACCACCATATGCCACCTTCCCCAGACAGTGCCCTCCAGGGCGACCCTACCCCCATCAGGACTGCATCCCTTCTCTGGAGCCAGGCAGTCACTCCAAGGATGGCGGTCACAGGGGTGCGTTGTTACCACTCCCCTTCCGCGTGGCTGATTCCTATAGCAACGGCTACAGAGAGCCCCCTGAGCCAGATGGATGGGCTGGAGGTCCCCGGGGGCTTCCTCCGGCCCAGACCAAATGCAAACAACCGAACTGCAGCTTCTATGGACACCCGGAGACAAACAACTTCTGCTCCTGCTGTTACAGGGAAGAACTGAGGAGGAGGGAGCGGGAACCCGGTGGGGAGCTGCTGGTGCACAGGTTCTGA